In a single window of the Acidobacteriota bacterium genome:
- a CDS encoding 1-(5-phosphoribosyl)-5-((5-phosphoribosylamino)methylideneamino)imidazole-4-carboxamide isomerase, which produces MLIPSIDLMGGKIVQLVQGERKALEFANFAEWMDRFRKFAIVQLIDLDAAMGVGSNQELVKEFCAELPCQVGGGLRTEGKARAALANGARKVIIGSSLFGEGGVNLNFARALARELGSERLIFAVDSRDGFVAAKGWKQSTGLGPADAMRELDPFCSAFLYTHIETEGLMQGFPFEILADLRPATSRKLIVAGGIATQTEIDQLDAMGIDAVVGMAIYTGILTV; this is translated from the coding sequence GTGCTGATTCCTTCCATCGACCTGATGGGCGGCAAGATCGTGCAGCTGGTGCAGGGCGAACGCAAGGCACTCGAGTTCGCCAACTTCGCTGAGTGGATGGATCGTTTCAGGAAATTTGCCATCGTTCAACTCATTGATCTCGATGCCGCCATGGGAGTTGGCAGTAATCAGGAGCTAGTGAAGGAATTCTGCGCTGAACTTCCTTGTCAGGTTGGTGGTGGCTTACGCACCGAAGGGAAAGCTCGTGCTGCGCTCGCGAACGGAGCACGGAAGGTGATCATCGGCTCGTCGCTGTTCGGAGAGGGCGGTGTGAATCTCAACTTTGCGAGAGCTCTTGCTCGGGAACTTGGATCGGAGCGACTGATCTTTGCAGTCGATTCGCGAGACGGGTTCGTTGCCGCAAAAGGATGGAAGCAGAGTACAGGATTGGGTCCCGCGGACGCCATGCGCGAACTCGATCCATTCTGCTCGGCGTTTCTCTACACTCACATTGAAACAGAGGGTCTCATGCAGGGATTCCCTTTTGAAATCCTTGCAGATTTGCGTCCAGCAACAAGCAGGAAGCTGATCGTCGCTGGCGGCATTGCGACACAAACCGAGATCGACCAGCTGGATGCGATGGGCATAGATGCCGTGGTTGGAATGGCCATCTACACCGGAATTCTTACTGTGTGA
- the cdd gene encoding cytidine deaminase — MSKARQELTSNQQDELVSAAKRAYQNAHAPYSNFRVGAAVLLDGGEVFAGCNVENASYGLTNCAERTAIFSAVSELGPKRVKIRAIAVVNDRNVACSPCGACRQVISEFGPDADIFYIGPKGIQRSSMRELLPNCFSSESLT, encoded by the coding sequence ATGAGCAAAGCAAGACAGGAACTCACCTCAAATCAACAAGACGAACTAGTCAGCGCCGCCAAACGCGCCTATCAAAACGCTCACGCTCCTTATTCCAATTTTCGCGTCGGCGCTGCTGTACTGCTGGACGGTGGAGAAGTTTTCGCAGGCTGCAACGTGGAGAACGCTTCGTATGGACTTACCAACTGTGCGGAACGGACGGCGATCTTCTCGGCTGTATCGGAACTCGGTCCAAAGAGAGTAAAGATTCGTGCGATTGCGGTCGTAAACGATCGCAACGTTGCCTGCTCTCCGTGTGGAGCTTGTCGTCAGGTGATCAGCGAATTCGGTCCGGACGCCGACATCTTCTATATAGGGCCAAAAGGCATCCAGCGCAGCTCGATGCGTGAGCTGCTGCCGAATTGTTTTAGCTCGGAATCGTTGACTTAA
- a CDS encoding thymidine phosphorylase: MRIVDLIRKKRDGHELTREEIQFTVRSYTEAQFPDYQMSAWLMAVLLRGMTGQEIAALTEAMVNSGVTLDWSDLPGKKVDKHSTGGVGDKTSLILAPIVAAGGLLVPMISGRGLGHTGGTLDKLEAIPGFNVNLAPDRMREVLSRCGMVLVGQTEKIVPADKKMYALRDVTGTVESPALICASIMSKKIAEGINALVLDVKTGSGAFMKKEADAVHLAELMVETGVRIGKRVVALITDMDQPLGRYVGNALEVVECIEVLKGGGPADLRDLSVELSAWMFYLGDKTASLDEGRKLAQQSIANGSAFEKFCEVTQLQGGNADALRDPRGLPTARNRREIRSQKAGYVQTIQCEQVGVVSLVLGGGREKKEDSIDPAVGIVLHKKVGDAIAENEPICTLHYNSDARLAEAESLFRSSYAISASRTSAPAKLIRQVIEGSSKPAAQGS, from the coding sequence ATGCGCATTGTCGACCTCATCCGCAAGAAGCGTGACGGGCACGAGCTCACGCGCGAAGAAATTCAGTTCACCGTTCGCAGCTACACCGAGGCGCAGTTTCCTGATTATCAAATGTCAGCCTGGCTCATGGCTGTATTGCTGCGCGGCATGACGGGGCAAGAGATCGCGGCGCTCACGGAAGCGATGGTGAATTCAGGCGTGACGCTGGACTGGTCTGACCTGCCAGGGAAGAAAGTCGATAAACATTCCACCGGTGGCGTCGGCGACAAGACTTCCCTCATCCTCGCGCCCATCGTTGCTGCCGGCGGCCTGCTGGTACCGATGATCAGCGGACGCGGCCTCGGGCACACTGGCGGCACGCTCGACAAGCTCGAGGCGATTCCCGGCTTCAACGTAAATCTCGCGCCTGACCGAATGCGCGAGGTGCTCTCCAGATGCGGAATGGTGCTGGTTGGGCAGACGGAAAAGATTGTCCCGGCTGACAAGAAGATGTATGCGCTGCGGGATGTGACGGGAACGGTGGAGAGTCCGGCGCTGATCTGCGCGTCGATTATGAGCAAGAAGATCGCTGAGGGCATCAATGCGCTGGTGCTCGATGTGAAGACCGGCTCCGGCGCGTTCATGAAGAAAGAAGCCGATGCAGTACATCTGGCAGAGCTGATGGTTGAAACCGGAGTGCGCATCGGCAAGCGCGTGGTCGCGTTGATCACCGATATGGATCAGCCACTAGGGCGGTACGTTGGCAACGCGCTCGAAGTCGTCGAATGCATCGAGGTGCTCAAGGGTGGCGGACCCGCTGATCTCCGCGACCTCAGCGTTGAGCTTTCCGCGTGGATGTTCTATCTCGGCGACAAGACTGCTTCTCTGGACGAGGGCAGGAAGCTGGCTCAACAAAGCATCGCGAACGGCTCAGCATTTGAGAAGTTCTGCGAAGTCACGCAGCTTCAAGGAGGAAACGCGGATGCCTTGCGCGATCCGCGTGGGCTTCCAACCGCAAGAAATCGCCGGGAGATACGCAGTCAAAAGGCGGGTTATGTGCAGACGATTCAATGTGAACAGGTCGGAGTCGTGAGCCTTGTGCTCGGCGGCGGACGGGAGAAGAAGGAGGACAGCATCGATCCCGCAGTGGGAATCGTCCTACATAAGAAAGTCGGAGACGCTATCGCCGAGAACGAGCCGATTTGCACGCTCCACTATAACTCCGATGCGCGTCTCGCCGAAGCCGAGTCACTCTTCCGATCCAGTTATGCAATTAGCGCATCCCGAACTTCGGCTCCCGCAAAACTGATTCGTCAAGTCATCGAAGGAAGCTCCAAACCGGCTGCTCAAGGGTCATAG